In the genome of Desulfovibrio desulfuricans, one region contains:
- a CDS encoding SxtJ family membrane protein, giving the protein MQDRKLYFGFLPAAVSNKECADTAMAMTLICLLAVMYTRSLTLLPLALALLLLGMVWPRVYSPLAKLWLGLSLLLGSVMSRLVLSIIFLVVATPIALVMRLFGHDPMRRKAWKKGTDSTFVSRDHLFEAKDLEQPF; this is encoded by the coding sequence ATGCAAGACCGCAAACTTTATTTCGGCTTTTTGCCTGCTGCCGTGAGCAACAAGGAATGCGCCGATACCGCCATGGCCATGACCCTGATATGTCTGCTGGCCGTAATGTACACCCGTTCGCTCACGTTGCTGCCGCTTGCCCTTGCACTGCTGCTGCTGGGCATGGTGTGGCCCCGCGTTTACTCTCCCCTTGCCAAGCTCTGGTTGGGGCTCTCCCTGCTGCTTGGCTCGGTCATGTCGCGCCTGGTGCTCAGCATCATTTTTTTGGTGGTTGCAACGCCGATTGCCTTGGTCATGCGCCTGTTCGGTCATGATCCCATGCGCCGCAAGGCGTGGAAAAAGGGGACAGATTCGACCTTTGTTTCGCGTGACCACCTTTTTGAAGCAAAAGACCTGGAACAGCCTTTTTAG
- a CDS encoding SGNH/GDSL hydrolase family protein, with protein sequence MPSYSLVNVNSKFWTFSDEHFGVWHHPSSTYLHKKPCFTQSYASNAYGMRDKERTKDAEQQRVVVLGDSFIEGWGNRSEDRLSNQLEASTGAEVLNFGTSGGFGTIQEWLQYKYMVKQFKHDVVLLGILPRNDFEDNSLEFYYTQKTDDYRPYLVGDYPDYKLFYPVKTLPHPTRFEAFTKSLQLSLLEWSCLYRVAIYLNDFKIEHMKLVPRWAPENISDPSGGSMYYSTQENEWNIMRYCIEQLVAEAGNRKVIVFTIPAYQDFEHYDGQEPPLARKFRELAKRTGATYVDLMPAMVARGVKFPDLYFSCDKHWNAFGNAVAADILEPYVRAALQSAPTARGN encoded by the coding sequence ATGCCATCGTACAGCCTTGTAAACGTCAACAGCAAGTTCTGGACGTTCAGCGATGAGCACTTTGGTGTTTGGCACCATCCGTCGTCGACATATCTGCACAAAAAACCCTGTTTTACACAGAGTTATGCTTCCAATGCCTACGGCATGCGCGACAAGGAGCGCACCAAGGACGCAGAGCAGCAGCGCGTGGTAGTGCTGGGAGACTCCTTTATTGAGGGCTGGGGCAACAGGTCTGAAGACAGGCTCTCCAACCAGCTTGAGGCATCAACCGGAGCGGAAGTGCTCAATTTTGGCACCTCAGGCGGATTTGGCACGATTCAGGAATGGCTGCAGTACAAATACATGGTAAAGCAGTTCAAGCATGATGTCGTTCTGCTGGGCATTTTGCCCCGCAACGATTTTGAGGACAACAGCCTTGAATTTTACTACACCCAAAAAACGGATGACTACAGGCCGTATCTTGTGGGCGACTACCCTGATTACAAGCTGTTTTACCCTGTAAAAACCTTGCCGCACCCCACCCGATTTGAGGCTTTTACCAAAAGTCTTCAACTCTCGCTGCTGGAATGGAGTTGCCTGTACCGGGTGGCCATTTACCTGAACGATTTTAAAATTGAACACATGAAGCTCGTGCCCCGTTGGGCTCCGGAGAACATCAGCGACCCCTCCGGCGGCTCCATGTATTATTCGACGCAAGAGAACGAATGGAATATCATGCGGTACTGCATTGAGCAGCTGGTGGCCGAAGCGGGCAACCGCAAGGTCATCGTGTTCACCATTCCCGCATATCAGGATTTTGAGCACTACGACGGCCAAGAGCCGCCGCTGGCCCGCAAGTTTCGCGAGCTGGCCAAGCGCACCGGGGCAACCTATGTGGACCTGATGCCCGCCATGGTCGCCAGGGGCGTCAAGTTTCCCGATCTGTACTTTAGCTGCGACAAACACTGGAATGCCTTTGGCAATGCCGTTGCCGCCGACATTCTCGAGCCTTACGTGCGTGCCGCGCTGCAATCCGCACCAACGGCAAGAGGTAACTGA
- a CDS encoding DUF5989 family protein, which translates to MDFLKDMLQFFMQRKKFWLLPLVIVLLLFGVLVVMTSGSAIAPFIYSVF; encoded by the coding sequence ATGGATTTTCTTAAAGACATGCTGCAGTTTTTTATGCAGCGCAAAAAATTCTGGCTGCTTCCCCTTGTCATCGTGCTGCTGCTGTTTGGCGTGCTTGTTGTAATGACCAGCGGCTCGGCCATTGCGCCCTTTATCTATTCCGTTTTTTAA
- a CDS encoding peptide chain release factor 3 yields MQTNISSAMSREALRRRTFGIISHPDAGKTTLTEKLLLFGGAIQMAGAVKAKKAQRHATSDWMEVERERGISVSSSVMKFTYADHIINLLDTPGHQDFSEDTYRVLTAVDSALMVIDSVKGVENQTRKLMEVCRMRDTPILTFINKLDREGRDAFDLLSDIEQTLGIQAAPMTWPIGMGKSFQGVYDIKRQAIRFFAEDGKKTSRPKEALVINGLTDPQLPELIGEDAAEQLRTEIDLLEGAGFPFDKELYLKGKQTPVFFGSAVNNFGVQELLDTLVRLAPGPIPRVAECPTGERVVNPLEEDFSGVVFKIQANMDPAHRDRIAFMRICSGHFERGMKVKHHRIGKEVQLSRAITFMAQDREGVEDAWPGDIIGLHNHGTLKIGDTLTTSEPLKFTGIPSFSPEHFRRVQLADPLRSKQLVKGLKQLAEEGAIQVFRPLTDSSHILGAVGVLQFDVIIARLKAEYGVTAVYEPSPISCARWITSNDRAALESFKSDQQSSLAYDGDDCLAILSTSEWKLSRIIEEWPQITFHTTREIR; encoded by the coding sequence ATGCAAACAAACATATCGTCGGCCATGAGCCGTGAAGCGCTCAGACGCCGTACTTTCGGCATTATTTCGCACCCTGACGCAGGCAAGACCACGCTTACCGAAAAGTTGCTGCTGTTCGGCGGAGCGATCCAGATGGCCGGCGCGGTCAAAGCCAAAAAGGCCCAGCGCCACGCCACCTCCGACTGGATGGAAGTGGAGCGCGAGCGCGGCATCTCCGTGTCGTCCTCGGTGATGAAGTTCACCTACGCCGACCACATCATCAACCTGCTTGATACCCCCGGCCACCAGGACTTTTCGGAAGACACCTACCGCGTGCTTACAGCCGTGGACTCGGCCCTGATGGTCATCGACTCGGTCAAGGGCGTCGAAAACCAGACCCGCAAGCTCATGGAAGTGTGCCGCATGCGCGACACGCCCATTTTGACCTTTATCAACAAGCTTGACCGGGAAGGGCGCGACGCATTTGATCTGTTGAGCGATATTGAGCAGACTCTGGGCATTCAGGCCGCGCCCATGACTTGGCCTATCGGTATGGGCAAGAGCTTTCAGGGCGTGTACGACATCAAACGGCAGGCGATCCGCTTTTTTGCCGAAGACGGCAAAAAAACCTCGCGTCCCAAGGAAGCCCTGGTCATCAACGGGCTCACCGACCCGCAGCTGCCCGAGCTGATTGGCGAAGACGCCGCGGAACAGCTGCGCACCGAGATTGACCTGCTTGAAGGCGCTGGCTTTCCCTTTGACAAGGAGCTGTACCTCAAGGGCAAGCAGACCCCGGTATTTTTTGGCAGCGCGGTAAACAACTTTGGCGTGCAGGAGCTGCTGGACACACTGGTGCGCCTTGCGCCCGGCCCTATCCCCAGAGTGGCGGAATGCCCCACCGGCGAGCGTGTGGTCAATCCGCTTGAAGAAGACTTTTCTGGCGTGGTCTTTAAAATTCAGGCCAACATGGACCCCGCGCACCGCGACAGAATAGCCTTTATGCGCATTTGCTCGGGCCACTTTGAGCGCGGCATGAAGGTAAAGCACCACCGCATCGGCAAAGAGGTGCAGCTTTCGCGGGCCATCACCTTTATGGCCCAGGACCGCGAAGGCGTTGAAGACGCATGGCCGGGCGACATCATCGGCCTGCACAACCACGGCACCCTCAAGATCGGCGACACGCTGACAACCTCTGAGCCGCTCAAGTTTACGGGCATCCCAAGCTTTTCACCGGAACATTTTCGCCGGGTGCAGCTGGCCGACCCTTTGCGCTCCAAGCAGCTGGTCAAGGGCCTTAAGCAGCTGGCCGAAGAAGGCGCCATCCAGGTTTTCAGGCCGCTTACAGACAGCTCGCACATTCTCGGCGCTGTGGGCGTGCTGCAGTTTGACGTTATCATCGCCCGCCTCAAGGCGGAATACGGCGTTACCGCCGTATACGAACCATCGCCCATCTCGTGTGCGCGCTGGATAACCTCAAACGACAGGGCCGCGCTCGAGTCGTTCAAGTCAGACCAGCAGTCAAGCCTGGCCTATGACGGCGACGACTGCCTCGCCATTCTTTCAACCAGCGAGTGGAAACTTTCGCGCATTATTGAAGAGTGGCCGCAAATCACATTCCACACTACGCGTGAAATCAGATAA
- a CDS encoding carbamoyltransferase family protein, translating to MPRAILGISAYYHDSAAVLLVDGKIVAAAHEERFSRIKHDSGFPRQAAAYVLREGGLNIADLEAIAFYDKPYLKFERLLETYNGFAPAGLRSFLSAIPVWIKEKLFMRSLLRDAIAELGPGSPRMLFPEHHLSHAASAYYPSPFDRAAILTIDGVGEWATTTIGLGENAQIRILKEQQFPHSLGLLYTAFTAYCGFKVNSGEYKLMGLAPYGDGDMELVARLKNAICENMVDVRDDGSLLLNMAYFDYATGLRMYKRARWEKLLGIPPRDAESEISQKYMALALAIQQVTEDIVLKLARTARKLTGCDNLVMAGGVALNCVANGLLIREGIFKNVWIQPASGDSGGALGAAYAAWHIWAGNDRPSPNGVDAMQGAYLGPQFSRNDIMRVVRRFGAPHKECATEQELYSTVARHLADGAVVGWFQGRMEYGPRALGDRSILGDPRRPEMQKKLNLKIKFREGFRPFAPSVLEEHCAEWFDLEALSPYMLVCAPVAQKHRTTLPANVRELPLYDRLYLQRSTVPAITHVDWSARIQSVSRSTNPRYWGLIDTFHREHGCPMVVNTSFNVRGEPIVCTPLDAYTCFMRTEMDYLVLGDMIFDKREQPEWQENVDFKSIFTLD from the coding sequence ATGCCCAGAGCCATTCTTGGCATATCCGCTTATTATCACGATTCTGCCGCCGTGCTGCTTGTCGACGGCAAAATTGTAGCCGCCGCTCACGAAGAACGGTTCTCGCGCATCAAGCACGACTCCGGCTTTCCCCGTCAGGCTGCGGCCTATGTGCTGCGGGAGGGCGGCCTGAATATTGCCGATCTGGAGGCCATTGCTTTTTACGACAAGCCCTACCTCAAGTTCGAGCGGCTGCTTGAAACATACAACGGCTTTGCCCCTGCGGGCCTGCGCAGCTTTCTTTCCGCCATACCGGTGTGGATCAAGGAAAAGCTGTTTATGCGTTCCTTGCTGCGCGACGCCATAGCCGAGCTTGGCCCCGGTTCGCCCCGGATGCTCTTTCCCGAGCATCACCTTTCGCACGCTGCCAGCGCCTATTACCCCTCGCCTTTTGACAGGGCGGCCATACTGACCATCGACGGCGTGGGCGAGTGGGCGACCACGACCATCGGTCTGGGCGAAAACGCCCAGATACGCATCTTGAAAGAGCAGCAATTTCCTCATTCGCTGGGTCTGCTGTACACGGCCTTTACTGCGTACTGCGGTTTTAAGGTCAACTCGGGCGAATACAAGCTCATGGGGCTTGCGCCTTACGGCGACGGCGACATGGAGCTTGTGGCCAGACTCAAAAATGCCATTTGCGAAAACATGGTGGACGTACGCGACGACGGCTCCCTGCTGCTGAACATGGCGTACTTTGACTACGCCACCGGCCTGCGCATGTACAAACGCGCCAGGTGGGAAAAACTGCTTGGCATCCCCCCGCGTGACGCGGAGAGCGAAATCAGCCAGAAGTATATGGCTCTGGCCCTGGCTATCCAGCAGGTGACGGAAGACATCGTGCTCAAGCTGGCGCGCACGGCGCGCAAGCTGACCGGCTGCGACAACCTGGTGATGGCTGGCGGCGTGGCGCTGAACTGCGTGGCCAACGGCCTGCTGATCCGCGAGGGCATATTCAAGAACGTGTGGATTCAGCCCGCGTCGGGCGACTCCGGCGGCGCGCTGGGCGCGGCATATGCGGCATGGCATATCTGGGCTGGCAATGACCGCCCTTCGCCCAACGGCGTTGACGCCATGCAGGGGGCATATCTTGGCCCGCAGTTTTCGCGCAACGACATCATGCGGGTTGTGCGCCGTTTTGGCGCGCCCCACAAAGAGTGCGCTACTGAACAGGAACTGTATTCCACGGTGGCCCGCCACCTTGCCGACGGCGCTGTGGTGGGCTGGTTTCAGGGCCGCATGGAATATGGCCCCCGCGCTCTGGGCGACAGGTCCATTCTGGGCGACCCCAGACGGCCCGAAATGCAAAAAAAGCTGAACCTCAAAATAAAATTCCGCGAGGGATTCCGTCCCTTTGCACCGTCTGTGCTCGAAGAACACTGCGCGGAATGGTTTGACCTTGAGGCTTTGTCGCCCTACATGCTGGTCTGCGCCCCTGTGGCGCAGAAGCACCGCACCACCCTGCCCGCAAACGTCCGCGAGCTGCCGCTGTACGACAGGCTGTACCTGCAGCGCTCCACGGTTCCGGCCATTACCCATGTGGACTGGTCCGCCCGCATCCAGAGTGTCTCGCGCAGCACCAATCCACGGTACTGGGGACTTATCGATACCTTCCATCGCGAGCACGGCTGCCCCATGGTGGTCAATACAAGCTTTAACGTGCGTGGCGAGCCCATTGTCTGCACTCCGCTCGACGCTTACACCTGCTTTATGCGCACCGAGATGGATTATCTTGTGCTGGGCGACATGATTTTTGACAAACGCGAACAGCCCGAATGGCAGGAAAATGTAGACTTCAAGTCTATTTTTACCCTCGACTAG